A genomic segment from Polyangium mundeleinium encodes:
- a CDS encoding YncE family protein — translation MSKTKCPKCGSISIRQGATKCPSCRAWVSSPRLAGSRVQLGALGLVLLTAGLGGFGMLAGGAAVLASQGRLGGPRAPVSAPPPALLAASSALPPAPSVSAASSALASAAPAADTPPSSSEAPAAFAVATTIRLDAPPVDVAFADDEAMAFVLCEDGTLRAHALDSGAEKARARLPGKGTALRRLPAGRLAVLGVSTGLPLVTTAPWLSGAAPSAYLKRVDVKGALDVAASGDPPVLVVASAQGGRVVRLVGTDLAPDGEILFPAPIRGFAPLPSSGGDQLLVLLDGRTPTEPGSVVLLDPVTKPFGGARSAWSSLLEPRASAAPRAASSERALLFDRATAKVVGFSVGAEPRLAPAGPQPIAAFPWPGERAVVIGAAGEGTLVSLDHREVLATVALGGVPSSAALSPEGRTILVALGGGPRGKGATTVVLGGEPLRIVSTLQTGEGSQVVSVAPGGRLALVAATSARAVTVLRRP, via the coding sequence GTGAGCAAGACGAAGTGCCCCAAATGCGGGTCGATTTCGATCCGGCAGGGCGCGACGAAGTGCCCCTCGTGCCGCGCGTGGGTGAGCTCGCCCAGGCTCGCGGGCAGCCGCGTGCAGCTCGGCGCGCTCGGGCTCGTGCTCCTCACGGCTGGGCTCGGCGGCTTCGGCATGCTCGCCGGCGGCGCGGCCGTCCTCGCCTCGCAAGGCCGCCTCGGCGGCCCGCGCGCGCCCGTCTCGGCGCCTCCGCCTGCGCTCCTCGCCGCGTCCTCGGCGCTGCCCCCAGCGCCCTCCGTGAGCGCCGCGTCCTCCGCGTTGGCTTCGGCCGCTCCGGCCGCGGACACGCCCCCTTCGTCGTCCGAGGCGCCCGCGGCGTTTGCCGTGGCCACCACGATTCGCCTCGACGCCCCGCCTGTCGACGTCGCCTTTGCGGACGACGAGGCGATGGCCTTCGTGCTCTGCGAGGACGGCACGCTCCGGGCGCACGCCCTCGATTCCGGCGCGGAGAAGGCCCGCGCGCGGCTCCCGGGCAAGGGCACGGCCCTCCGGCGGCTCCCCGCGGGCCGACTCGCCGTGCTCGGCGTCTCCACGGGCCTGCCCCTCGTGACGACGGCGCCCTGGCTCTCGGGCGCGGCGCCTTCGGCCTACCTGAAGAGGGTCGACGTGAAGGGCGCCCTCGACGTCGCGGCGAGCGGGGATCCGCCTGTCCTCGTCGTCGCGAGCGCCCAGGGAGGCCGCGTCGTCCGCCTTGTGGGGACCGATCTCGCGCCGGACGGCGAGATCCTCTTCCCGGCCCCGATCCGCGGCTTCGCGCCCCTGCCTTCTTCCGGCGGCGATCAGCTCCTCGTGCTCCTCGACGGGCGCACGCCCACCGAGCCGGGATCCGTGGTCCTCCTCGATCCTGTGACAAAACCTTTCGGCGGCGCCCGGTCGGCGTGGTCGTCGCTCCTCGAGCCGCGCGCCTCGGCGGCGCCTCGGGCGGCTTCCTCCGAGCGCGCCTTGCTCTTTGATCGGGCGACGGCGAAGGTCGTGGGGTTTTCCGTGGGGGCCGAGCCGCGCCTCGCGCCGGCGGGTCCGCAGCCGATCGCGGCATTCCCTTGGCCCGGGGAGCGCGCCGTGGTGATTGGCGCGGCGGGGGAAGGGACGCTCGTATCCCTGGATCACCGCGAAGTCCTCGCCACGGTCGCGCTCGGGGGGGTCCCTTCCTCGGCCGCGCTTTCGCCCGAGGGCCGGACGATCCTCGTCGCGCTTGGCGGCGGACCTCGTGGCAAGGGCGCGACCACGGTCGTGCTCGGCGGCGAGCCGCTGCGAATCGTTTCCACGCTGCAAACGGGGGAGGGATCCCAGGTGGTCTCCGTGGCTCCCGGGGGGCGTCTCGCGCTCGTCGCGGCGACGTCGGCGCGCGCCGTGACGGTCTTGCGGCGCCCCTGA
- a CDS encoding L,D-transpeptidase, whose amino-acid sequence MSPRARPSRRPALLALLLALPSCGNVEDPPGRVLDRAPPGATLKRPDKLEGTPAADKRAEEDTEPGRGAKIGSIAMRTWIYVAPDDRSTKLGYLRAGAVVDRAETSAGTRRCEGGWYRIVPRGYVCVGKGATLALDHQVIQAALRGPDRAATLPYAYVMSRSPAPHLYFRLPTDKDQRRVEGPTVREHVRLAITPNVPLDTVPAFLGEGRDLPKPYGAVEPLRYTVHAGRAKEESAFGLITAFEWTSRKFGLTTELDLIPLDRTKPAKISAHHGVVVDKPGLPGIVVSHGASKLVEGADGRMREQGIAPWRSGWILTGNTKGGERGLWETTEGFWLPAETMLIGTPREDPVGHARAGKKWIDVSIKKQLLVAYEGTRPVFATLVSTGRGGMSDPEKTTATMRGVFYVHAKHVSGTMDGEEGSDSFDLRDVPYIQYFHEGYALHGAYWHDEFGKPRSHGCVNLAPADAKWLFDWTDPVVPPEWHGAVNLEGGTLVWTHGG is encoded by the coding sequence ATGTCCCCGCGCGCGCGTCCCTCCCGAAGGCCAGCGCTCCTCGCCCTGCTGCTCGCTCTCCCGAGCTGCGGTAACGTCGAGGATCCGCCGGGGCGCGTCCTCGATCGGGCCCCCCCGGGCGCGACGCTCAAGCGCCCCGACAAGCTCGAAGGCACCCCCGCCGCGGACAAACGCGCCGAGGAGGACACCGAGCCGGGCCGCGGCGCCAAGATCGGCAGCATCGCGATGCGGACCTGGATCTACGTCGCGCCCGACGATCGCTCGACCAAGCTCGGTTACCTGCGCGCCGGCGCCGTCGTCGACCGCGCCGAGACATCCGCCGGCACCCGGCGCTGCGAGGGCGGCTGGTACCGCATCGTCCCGCGCGGCTACGTGTGCGTCGGCAAAGGCGCGACGCTCGCGCTCGATCACCAGGTCATCCAGGCCGCCCTGCGAGGCCCCGACCGCGCGGCCACGTTGCCCTACGCCTACGTGATGTCGCGCTCGCCTGCACCCCACCTCTACTTCCGTCTGCCGACCGACAAGGACCAGCGCCGCGTCGAGGGGCCCACCGTGCGTGAGCACGTCCGCCTCGCGATCACGCCGAACGTCCCGCTCGACACCGTGCCCGCGTTCCTCGGCGAGGGCCGTGATCTGCCGAAGCCCTACGGCGCCGTCGAGCCGCTCCGCTACACCGTGCACGCCGGCCGCGCGAAGGAAGAGTCGGCCTTCGGGCTGATCACGGCCTTCGAATGGACGAGCCGCAAGTTCGGCCTCACGACCGAGCTCGATCTCATCCCGCTCGATCGCACGAAGCCCGCGAAGATCAGCGCGCACCACGGCGTGGTCGTCGACAAACCCGGCCTGCCGGGCATCGTCGTCAGCCACGGCGCGTCGAAGCTCGTCGAGGGGGCCGACGGCCGGATGCGCGAGCAGGGGATCGCGCCCTGGCGATCGGGCTGGATCCTGACGGGCAACACGAAGGGCGGCGAGCGCGGGTTGTGGGAGACGACCGAGGGCTTCTGGCTGCCCGCCGAGACGATGCTGATCGGCACGCCGCGCGAGGATCCCGTCGGGCACGCGCGCGCCGGCAAGAAGTGGATCGACGTGTCGATCAAGAAGCAGCTCCTCGTGGCGTACGAGGGGACGCGGCCGGTGTTCGCGACGCTCGTGTCCACCGGGCGCGGCGGGATGAGTGATCCCGAGAAGACGACCGCCACCATGCGCGGGGTCTTTTACGTGCACGCGAAGCACGTCTCCGGGACGATGGACGGCGAGGAGGGCTCGGACTCGTTCGATCTACGCGACGTGCCCTACATCCAGTACTTCCACGAGGGCTACGCGCTGCACGGCGCGTACTGGCACGACGAGTTCGGCAAGCCGCGCAGCCACGGCTGCGTGAACCTCGCCCCGGCCGACGCGAAATGGCTCTTCGACTGGACCGACCCCGTCGTCCCCCCCGAATGGCACGGCGCCGTCAACCTCGAAGGAGGGACGCTCGTCTGGACCCACGGCGGTTGA
- a CDS encoding lipoxygenase family protein, producing the protein MSMEPSSPASSASYQYNYTYVPPLAMADSVPKSQQPTPVWWIKVAWEVLLIAKNRLAWKVKQGLSEQPNGVQAFTTEAERASILDLGHLGLGQVDLSRIPSDHSIIDKLSPNAGGLEADAQSADDAITFCKRLARKAIEQEIKDPLELLRLVLDSLLAKPEGRPQSLQAYQDLFVTLPLPWAAQSFQEDATFAWMQVAGFNPLVLQKVTDPRSTLGISDAQLAASLGDGDAVQAALAEGRLYIADYARLARVVNGNFPDGPKYCFAPRALFGLPQGKGRRRLVPLGIRWGQDDALFPLFTPADGEAWLQAKTAVEVAAFNDHEMVAHLGHTHLLVEPFVVATHRNLPDDHPVSQLLRPHFEGTLFINNAAQSTLIAPGYQVDKLLGGTIQASRAVAVASLIADPDFDFNKGMLPQDLARRDVNDPALEYPYRDDALLVWGAIEKWVRSYVGVHYHSDADVQADAALQAWSAELVANDGGRVKGFGEGGVAGKLTTVSYLVEALTMLVFTGSAQHAAVNFAQGGLMTFTPLAPGAGYRAALVSREDAAQNPLLDQFPPLDMGATQLDFLTLLGSVHYTKLGDYGPLHFRDLRVLPHLLAFQEELKKISAVIQDRNASRLGPYPYLDPPLIPQSINI; encoded by the coding sequence ATGTCCATGGAACCGAGCTCTCCGGCGTCCAGCGCTTCTTACCAGTACAACTACACCTACGTGCCGCCGCTGGCGATGGCCGACAGCGTGCCGAAGAGCCAACAGCCTACCCCCGTTTGGTGGATCAAGGTCGCCTGGGAGGTGCTGCTCATCGCGAAGAACCGCCTCGCCTGGAAGGTCAAGCAGGGCCTGAGCGAGCAGCCGAACGGCGTGCAGGCCTTCACGACGGAGGCAGAGCGCGCGTCGATCCTCGATCTCGGTCACCTCGGCCTGGGGCAGGTGGATCTCTCGCGCATCCCGAGCGATCACTCCATCATCGACAAGCTCAGCCCGAACGCGGGGGGGCTGGAGGCAGACGCGCAAAGCGCGGACGATGCCATCACGTTCTGCAAGCGCCTCGCCCGCAAGGCCATCGAGCAGGAGATCAAGGATCCGCTGGAGCTCTTGAGGCTCGTGCTGGATTCGCTGCTGGCCAAGCCCGAAGGCAGGCCCCAATCGCTGCAGGCGTATCAGGACCTCTTCGTCACGCTGCCCTTGCCGTGGGCTGCCCAGAGCTTCCAAGAGGACGCGACGTTCGCGTGGATGCAGGTGGCAGGGTTCAATCCCCTGGTCCTCCAAAAGGTCACGGATCCCCGGAGCACGCTCGGCATTTCCGACGCGCAGCTCGCGGCCTCGCTGGGCGATGGGGATGCGGTGCAGGCGGCGCTCGCGGAGGGGCGGCTTTACATCGCGGACTATGCGCGGCTCGCGCGCGTGGTCAACGGCAATTTCCCCGATGGGCCCAAGTACTGCTTCGCGCCCCGGGCGCTCTTCGGTCTGCCCCAGGGCAAGGGGCGGCGCAGGCTCGTGCCGCTCGGTATCCGCTGGGGCCAGGACGACGCGCTCTTCCCCCTCTTCACGCCCGCCGACGGCGAGGCCTGGCTGCAGGCCAAGACGGCCGTGGAGGTGGCGGCGTTTAATGATCACGAGATGGTCGCCCACCTGGGGCACACGCACCTCCTGGTGGAGCCCTTCGTCGTCGCCACCCACCGGAACCTCCCCGACGACCACCCGGTGAGCCAGCTCTTGCGCCCGCATTTCGAGGGCACGCTGTTCATCAACAACGCGGCGCAGTCCACGCTCATCGCGCCGGGCTATCAGGTGGACAAGCTGCTGGGCGGCACCATCCAGGCGAGCCGCGCGGTGGCCGTGGCCTCGCTGATCGCGGACCCGGATTTCGATTTCAACAAAGGCATGCTCCCGCAGGACCTCGCCCGCCGCGACGTGAACGATCCCGCGCTGGAGTATCCCTACCGGGACGACGCGCTGCTGGTGTGGGGCGCCATCGAGAAGTGGGTACGCAGCTACGTGGGCGTGCACTATCACTCGGATGCGGATGTGCAGGCGGACGCGGCCCTGCAAGCGTGGAGCGCGGAGCTGGTGGCCAACGACGGGGGTCGGGTGAAAGGGTTTGGCGAGGGTGGGGTCGCCGGCAAGCTGACGACGGTCTCGTACCTGGTAGAGGCGCTGACGATGCTGGTGTTCACGGGCAGCGCGCAGCACGCGGCCGTGAACTTCGCGCAGGGAGGGCTGATGACCTTCACCCCGCTCGCCCCGGGCGCGGGCTACCGGGCCGCCCTGGTGTCACGCGAGGACGCGGCGCAAAACCCCTTGCTGGATCAGTTCCCGCCGCTGGACATGGGAGCCACGCAGCTCGATTTCCTCACGCTCCTCGGCTCGGTCCATTACACGAAGCTCGGGGATTACGGGCCGCTGCACTTCCGTGACCTGCGCGTCTTGCCACACCTTCTCGCGTTCCAGGAGGAGCTGAAGAAGATCAGCGCGGTGATCCAGGACCGCAACGCGAGCCGGCTGGGGCCCTATCCGTACCTGGACCCTCCGCTGATCCCGCAGAGCATCAATATCTGA
- a CDS encoding cytochrome P450, with amino-acid sequence MARLNLFDPAYRKNPYPYFAELRRSAPVTQVDPGGMWAVSRYDDIVEVFKQPTRFSSYGQRAAAIQPWIERNPLADSIAMMDPPQHGKYRAFATDAFKVRVLPRIEPLARAVARDFVVRAREGGEIDVCDDIASAMPMGVIANLLGIESAHRQRVRAWNDDIIAINPGTPPEAQPRIRASIAEQERYLLEVIEERRRARRDDLVSDLLDVQIDGHHLTDDEILSFLFVIIVAGYETSSHMLTYALRILATYPSLLDRLRANPTEIPNFIEELLRFESPVQLAVRLSVAEEEIAGVRVPAGAILLLLVASACRDERYFEDPDRFDMDRKQRATISFGHGIHYCLGAALARAEARFALEEILPHIRGVHITREPTWNMSLTARGPLTCWMKFDPAQER; translated from the coding sequence ATGGCACGCTTGAACCTGTTCGACCCCGCGTACCGCAAGAACCCGTATCCGTACTTCGCCGAGCTGCGCCGGTCGGCGCCGGTGACGCAGGTCGATCCCGGCGGGATGTGGGCCGTGAGCCGCTACGACGACATCGTGGAGGTCTTCAAGCAACCCACGCGCTTCTCGTCCTATGGCCAGCGCGCCGCGGCCATTCAGCCATGGATCGAGCGCAACCCGCTGGCCGACTCGATCGCCATGATGGACCCTCCGCAGCACGGCAAGTACCGCGCGTTCGCCACCGACGCCTTCAAGGTGCGCGTCCTCCCTCGCATCGAGCCGCTGGCCCGCGCCGTGGCCCGTGATTTCGTCGTCCGTGCCCGCGAGGGCGGCGAGATCGACGTGTGCGACGACATCGCCTCGGCGATGCCCATGGGCGTCATCGCCAACCTCCTCGGCATCGAGAGCGCGCACCGCCAGCGCGTCCGCGCATGGAACGACGATATCATCGCCATCAATCCCGGTACGCCCCCCGAGGCCCAGCCGCGCATCCGCGCTTCCATCGCGGAGCAGGAGCGCTACCTGCTGGAGGTGATCGAGGAGCGGCGGCGCGCGCGTCGTGATGATCTGGTGAGCGACCTGCTCGACGTCCAGATCGATGGGCACCACCTCACCGACGACGAGATCTTGAGCTTCCTCTTCGTCATCATCGTCGCGGGCTACGAGACCTCGTCCCACATGCTCACCTACGCGCTGCGTATCCTCGCCACGTACCCCTCGCTGCTCGACCGCCTGCGCGCCAATCCCACCGAGATTCCGAACTTCATCGAGGAGCTTTTGCGCTTCGAGTCGCCGGTGCAACTGGCGGTGCGCCTCTCGGTCGCGGAGGAGGAAATCGCCGGGGTACGTGTCCCCGCGGGCGCGATTCTGCTCTTGCTCGTGGCCTCGGCCTGCCGCGACGAGCGCTACTTCGAGGACCCGGACCGCTTCGACATGGACCGCAAGCAGCGCGCGACCATCTCCTTCGGCCACGGCATTCACTATTGCCTCGGAGCCGCGCTGGCGCGGGCCGAGGCGCGCTTCGCGCTCGAGGAGATCCTGCCGCACATCCGCGGCGTGCACATCACGCGTGAACCCACCTGGAACATGTCGTTGACCGCGCGCGGACCGCTCACTTGCTGGATGAAGTTCGATCCGGCCCAGGAGCGCTAG
- a CDS encoding YncE family protein, with protein MRPFRALVSQNVEFYVSEQGNIRGPVRLEAVRREIGGGAMKNPLFRMEGCKRFLPGSAWDPLSDLFPAPSPPDRPEGSVAEALPRDLAKLEPQARDKLLWFVEDTDGVMGPVTGAFVVRGLMTGRIPISSGVSLVSVPGWIRGTAVFPAALEGATAIRKRPLSTFTCPYCLEPVMVGSTNCLMCGEFVGIAQPRLGLGRVVGLVVLGLVLVLAPLLGGALSVRGEGRGAGVEIPSANAAPSPGRSAAPASSASATTSAGSTPADPQANPPAEPAPAAPKRLEGKVAAKIDVAADAETAILLPQGHVAVARRVALDVVDPRSGVVMTSSREAQSARVIERVGGALYALGQTRIGALEPDTLRVLRWIEPRTQLLPGAAAASAGLAIFPSAVDRSVLVVGTEHHVEIARFRFGGAIPSAVALDAEGTWAVAAVADPRPRAYPDAIEVFAPRTPPSAQLVRHLSLVDPVSAVAVKSGFAFAALGSSRIARVPLEGKGLLAAPDLSRDTCTDPVFVRAAPRTLVVGCRVGRALSLHAPATLAQDTRLELGSPVTALEISPSGDQALVATGAPSPGVYVVDLATGEPIRVDVTDEVTNVRFGKDAGSATAFSARARRVWVLR; from the coding sequence ATGCGCCCCTTTCGGGCGCTTGTGTCCCAGAACGTCGAATTCTACGTCTCCGAGCAGGGCAACATCCGCGGACCCGTGCGGCTGGAGGCGGTCCGCCGCGAGATCGGCGGGGGCGCGATGAAGAACCCGCTCTTCCGCATGGAAGGGTGCAAGCGGTTCCTCCCCGGCTCCGCGTGGGATCCGCTCTCGGACCTCTTTCCGGCGCCGAGCCCACCCGATCGGCCCGAGGGCAGCGTCGCCGAGGCGCTGCCGCGCGACCTCGCCAAGCTCGAACCTCAGGCCCGCGACAAGCTCCTCTGGTTCGTCGAGGACACCGACGGCGTCATGGGGCCCGTGACGGGCGCCTTCGTGGTGCGGGGCCTCATGACCGGCCGGATTCCGATCTCCTCGGGCGTCTCGCTCGTCAGTGTCCCCGGGTGGATCCGCGGCACCGCGGTGTTTCCGGCTGCGCTCGAAGGCGCGACCGCGATCCGCAAGCGCCCGCTGTCCACGTTCACCTGCCCGTATTGCCTCGAACCCGTCATGGTCGGCAGCACGAATTGCCTCATGTGCGGCGAGTTCGTGGGCATCGCGCAGCCGCGGCTCGGGCTGGGGCGCGTGGTGGGCCTCGTGGTCCTCGGGCTCGTGCTCGTGCTCGCGCCGCTCCTCGGGGGCGCGCTTTCTGTGCGCGGGGAAGGGCGCGGCGCGGGGGTCGAGATTCCTTCGGCAAACGCCGCGCCTTCGCCGGGCAGATCGGCGGCGCCGGCGTCGAGCGCCTCCGCGACGACGAGCGCTGGGAGCACGCCGGCCGATCCACAGGCAAACCCGCCGGCCGAGCCTGCGCCGGCCGCGCCGAAGCGGCTCGAAGGCAAGGTCGCGGCGAAGATCGACGTCGCGGCCGACGCCGAAACCGCGATCCTCCTGCCGCAAGGCCACGTGGCCGTCGCGCGTCGTGTCGCGCTCGACGTCGTCGATCCGCGGAGCGGCGTGGTCATGACGAGCTCGCGCGAGGCGCAATCCGCGCGCGTGATCGAGCGTGTCGGCGGCGCTCTTTATGCGCTCGGCCAGACCCGCATCGGCGCGCTCGAACCCGACACGCTCCGCGTCCTGCGCTGGATCGAGCCTCGCACCCAGCTCCTCCCGGGCGCCGCTGCCGCCTCGGCCGGCCTCGCGATCTTTCCTTCGGCCGTGGATCGCAGCGTCCTCGTCGTCGGCACCGAGCACCACGTCGAGATTGCGCGTTTCCGCTTCGGAGGCGCCATCCCGAGCGCCGTCGCGCTCGACGCCGAAGGCACCTGGGCCGTCGCGGCCGTCGCCGATCCTCGCCCGCGCGCCTATCCCGACGCGATCGAGGTCTTCGCGCCTCGAACGCCGCCGAGCGCGCAGCTCGTTCGGCACCTCTCGCTCGTGGATCCCGTCTCGGCCGTCGCCGTCAAATCGGGGTTTGCCTTTGCTGCGCTTGGCTCCTCGCGCATCGCGCGCGTCCCGCTCGAAGGAAAGGGCCTCCTCGCGGCGCCCGACCTTTCCCGCGACACCTGCACCGATCCCGTGTTTGTTCGGGCCGCACCCCGCACGCTCGTCGTTGGTTGCAGGGTCGGCCGCGCGCTCTCGCTGCATGCGCCGGCCACGCTCGCGCAGGACACGCGCCTCGAACTCGGCAGCCCCGTGACCGCGCTGGAAATCTCGCCCTCCGGCGACCAGGCGCTCGTCGCCACGGGCGCGCCTTCCCCCGGGGTGTACGTCGTTGATCTCGCGACGGGCGAGCCCATCCGGGTCGACGTCACCGACGAGGTCACGAACGTCCGATTCGGCAAAGACGCCGGCAGCGCGACGGCATTTTCGGCCCGCGCGCGCCGGGTGTGGGTGCTCCGGTGA
- a CDS encoding glycogen synthase produces the protein MDILFVASEIAPMVKVTGLADVVASLSKALRLLGHKVTLALPRYPGIEASGVMIARRLTPLVLTIGGERVEVTVFDGRLGSGVELVLFDVPGLFSEGPSRLADEDEGDLAAARRYGVFALSVVELVRQRALAGTPFEVVHAHDWPAALVPYLLRDREGDARPASVLTLHDLARQGLFPREALRVIGLGDAHFQPSLLEFYGKVSFLKAGLLAADAITTVSPTYAREILTPEHGERLDGVLAARAKENEIVGIVNGIDYAVYNPMTDPALPARYDAEDTTNKARCKSALLAELGLPIDIERPLVVSVGRISAQKGGDLLATALPKLLKSDASVVVAGAGDRAIVTKLEAAIGKSPERARLLGDAAEPLVHRLFAAADIVLVPSRYEPCGLVQLYAQRYGALPVAYRTGGLLDTIVDCDAALETGTGFLYDKPTSTHLVGAVQRALAAMASPRWPALRRRVMRLDLGWDRPARRYVHVYRSAMTKRVA, from the coding sequence ATGGACATCCTCTTCGTCGCTTCCGAGATCGCGCCGATGGTGAAGGTTACCGGCCTCGCCGACGTCGTCGCGTCGCTCTCGAAGGCGCTCCGGCTCCTCGGGCACAAGGTCACCCTCGCGCTGCCGCGTTACCCTGGGATCGAAGCTTCCGGCGTCATGATCGCGCGGCGGCTGACCCCGCTCGTCCTCACCATCGGCGGCGAGCGCGTCGAGGTCACGGTCTTCGACGGGCGGCTCGGCTCGGGCGTGGAGCTCGTGCTCTTCGACGTCCCGGGGCTCTTCAGCGAGGGCCCCTCGCGCCTCGCCGACGAGGACGAGGGGGATCTCGCGGCTGCGCGGCGGTACGGCGTGTTCGCGCTCTCCGTGGTCGAGCTCGTTCGCCAGCGCGCGCTTGCGGGCACGCCGTTCGAGGTCGTCCACGCGCACGACTGGCCTGCGGCGCTGGTCCCGTACCTCCTGCGTGATCGGGAGGGCGACGCGCGTCCGGCCTCGGTGCTCACGCTCCACGATCTCGCGCGCCAGGGCCTCTTCCCGCGCGAGGCGCTCCGGGTCATCGGCCTCGGCGACGCGCACTTCCAGCCTTCGCTCCTCGAGTTTTACGGCAAGGTGAGCTTCCTCAAGGCGGGCCTGCTCGCCGCCGATGCCATCACCACGGTGTCGCCGACGTATGCCCGCGAGATCCTCACGCCCGAGCACGGCGAGCGGCTCGACGGCGTGCTCGCGGCGCGCGCGAAGGAGAACGAGATCGTCGGCATCGTGAACGGCATCGATTACGCCGTGTACAACCCGATGACCGATCCTGCGCTGCCTGCGCGGTACGACGCCGAGGACACGACGAACAAGGCGCGTTGCAAGAGCGCGCTCCTCGCCGAGCTCGGGCTCCCGATCGACATCGAGCGCCCGCTCGTCGTCTCGGTCGGCCGCATCTCCGCGCAGAAGGGCGGCGACCTGCTCGCCACCGCGCTGCCCAAGCTCCTGAAGAGCGACGCGAGCGTGGTCGTGGCGGGCGCGGGGGATCGCGCGATCGTCACGAAGCTCGAAGCCGCGATAGGCAAGTCGCCCGAGCGCGCGCGTCTCCTCGGTGATGCCGCCGAGCCGCTCGTGCACCGCCTGTTTGCAGCCGCGGACATCGTCCTCGTCCCCTCGCGCTACGAGCCCTGTGGCCTCGTGCAACTCTACGCGCAGCGTTATGGCGCGCTTCCGGTCGCGTATCGGACCGGTGGCCTCCTCGACACGATCGTCGATTGCGACGCGGCGCTCGAGACCGGGACGGGGTTCTTGTACGACAAACCCACGTCGACGCACCTCGTCGGCGCGGTGCAGCGGGCCCTCGCGGCCATGGCCTCGCCCCGCTGGCCGGCGCTCCGGCGCCGCGTGATGCGCCTCGACCTCGGCTGGGATCGCCCGGCGCGCCGCTACGTGCACGTGTATCGCTCGGCGATGACGAAGCGCGTCGCCTAG
- a CDS encoding RluA family pseudouridine synthase codes for MTRISAHELGATEGPFGRGMKVVRPDEVPEGSVVSILRVPPEAKGMRLDRFVQSQLRRTSRTRAQKIIALGAYAPDARRLRGNDRVQPEQLILLWRPPWDEKAPDVTLRILHEDAHLLAVDKPAGIPVHPTARYHQSTVVKLLENAREGERLMLSHRLDRETSGVLLLARTSEADRHVKWQFARGATRPGAQERSVHKEYLAITWGADEEDAFRVEAPLELDPTSRYGVKMRVAQPGEGLPSATRCAVLGRRRNPATGRIYALVRCTLETGRQHQIRVHLASRGTPVVGDKLYGPDDELFGRGADGLLTDEDRETLELDRHALHAAVLELDHPADEGRRLRVEAPLPPDLGEFWASLEEVAASAPAPTDQYIGI; via the coding sequence ATGACGCGCATCAGCGCGCACGAGCTCGGCGCCACGGAAGGCCCTTTCGGGCGAGGGATGAAGGTCGTACGCCCGGACGAGGTGCCCGAGGGGTCCGTCGTCTCCATCCTCCGCGTGCCCCCGGAGGCGAAGGGCATGCGGCTCGACCGGTTCGTGCAATCGCAGCTCAGGCGGACGAGCCGGACCCGCGCCCAGAAGATCATCGCGCTCGGCGCCTACGCCCCGGATGCGCGCCGCCTGCGCGGCAATGACCGCGTGCAGCCCGAGCAGCTCATCCTGCTCTGGCGTCCGCCGTGGGACGAGAAGGCGCCCGACGTCACGCTGCGCATCCTGCACGAGGACGCGCACCTGCTCGCGGTCGACAAACCCGCCGGGATCCCCGTGCATCCCACGGCGCGGTACCACCAGAGCACCGTGGTCAAACTGCTCGAAAACGCCCGCGAGGGCGAGCGGCTCATGCTCTCGCACCGGCTCGACCGGGAGACGAGCGGGGTCCTCTTGCTCGCGCGGACGAGCGAAGCGGACAGGCACGTGAAATGGCAGTTCGCCCGCGGCGCGACGCGCCCCGGCGCGCAAGAGCGCAGCGTGCACAAGGAGTACCTGGCGATCACCTGGGGCGCGGACGAAGAGGACGCCTTCCGCGTGGAGGCGCCGCTCGAGCTCGATCCGACGAGCCGCTACGGCGTGAAGATGCGCGTCGCGCAGCCCGGCGAGGGTTTGCCCTCGGCCACGCGTTGCGCGGTGCTCGGACGGCGGAGAAACCCCGCGACGGGGCGGATCTACGCGCTCGTGCGCTGCACGCTGGAGACCGGCCGGCAGCACCAGATCCGCGTGCACCTCGCGTCGCGCGGGACGCCGGTCGTCGGGGACAAACTGTACGGGCCGGATGATGAGCTCTTCGGGCGCGGAGCGGACGGCCTGCTCACGGACGAGGACCGCGAGACGCTCGAGCTCGATCGGCACGCGCTGCACGCGGCCGTGCTGGAGCTCGATCACCCGGCGGACGAGGGGCGCAGGCTCCGCGTGGAGGCGCCACTGCCGCCGGATCTCGGAGAGTTCTGGGCGAGCCTGGAAGAAGTCGCGGCTTCCGCTCCTGCACCAACGGATCAGTACATCGGGATCTGA
- a CDS encoding acyltransferase, whose protein sequence is MNQTRYITALCAAVLPLALALVANGCGNKEEEVPPAPSAIPAPTPTPAPTPTPLVVEEDAGSDASDAGEDADAGKKVVGTGDSTGIRACCSALRQNANSAPLDQKASYLAAAGMCDGLVNSPEGRQALTAVRNMLKGAGAPAACK, encoded by the coding sequence ATGAACCAAACGCGCTACATCACCGCTCTCTGCGCCGCCGTGCTGCCCCTCGCTCTGGCCCTCGTGGCCAATGGCTGCGGCAACAAGGAAGAAGAAGTTCCGCCCGCGCCCTCGGCCATCCCCGCGCCGACGCCGACGCCGGCCCCGACGCCGACGCCGCTCGTGGTCGAGGAGGATGCAGGCTCGGACGCCTCGGACGCCGGCGAGGACGCGGACGCGGGCAAGAAGGTCGTCGGCACGGGCGATTCGACGGGCATCCGCGCCTGTTGCTCCGCGCTCCGGCAGAACGCGAACTCGGCGCCGCTCGATCAGAAGGCCTCGTACCTGGCCGCCGCCGGCATGTGCGACGGGCTCGTCAACTCGCCGGAGGGCCGCCAGGCGCTCACCGCGGTCCGCAACATGCTGAAGGGCGCCGGCGCACCCGCAGCTTGTAAGTGA